Part of the Polyangiaceae bacterium genome, AGGCCGTCCGCCGCCTCGACGCCGAAGAACCCGCCACCCAGGATCGCCACCCGGCGCTTGCCCGCCGCGACGCGCTCGGCGATCGCCGCGAGATCCACCAGGGTGCGGAAGCGGAACACGTTCGCCGCACCCGCGACCGGCTCTGGCACGATGGAGTCCGCGCCGAGGGCGTAGACCAGCGAGTCGTACTCCAGGGTCTCCGCTCCGAGCTCGACGACGCGACGCTTGGCGTCGAGCCGCGTCACCTCCACGCCGGTCCGGACCTCGATGCCGTAGACGTCGCGGAACAGAGCTGCCGTCTCCCGGTTCAGATCCCCGAGGGACGGTACCTCCCCCGACAGGTGGTAGGCGAGACCGGCGGCCGCGTAGCTCACCGCGTCGGCGCGCTCGATCAGGACGATCCTCGCGTTCTCGTCGGTCTCTCGCGCGCGTGCCGCTGCGGTCGGACCCGACTGCGCGCCGCCGAGAACCACGATGGTGCGCTGCTTCTTCATGACCAGAGCTCTCCTCCCTCGCGCCTGCCGGCGGCGATCCCCGTCGTGATAGTCACCGCTCGGCTGGGCGAGCAAGCAGGGCCGGCTCCTGTGGGGAAAGCTCGCAGATCCACCGCCTGTGCCGCTCGCGGTGCACGGCGCGGCCGTTGACCCAGTTTCCCGAACCCGCCCACTTCGAAGACACCTCGGCCGTCGACGCCGCCGGGCGCGTGCTCCTGGATTCGGGGTACCTCGCGCAGCGCATCGGCGGGCCCTTCGAGCGAGTGGTGGACGGCATCGGGGAGAAGAAGTGGAAGCTCGACGACTGGGGCGAGCAGCTCTACCTGGACACGCCGGTGACGGCGTTCTTCTGGGGCGGTCGCGGCATCATCGTCACGCAGTACCCCGAGGTCGCCCTGCACGTGATCGACCCCGAGCCGACGTGACGCGGCGGCAGGATCTCGGCAGCGGTCAGTGCTGCCCGCCCGTCCCGGGCCCCTTGTCCAGGCCGAAGCCGTCGTGCAGTGTCCGCACGGCGAGCTCCGTGTACTTCGAGTGGATCAGGCAGCTGACCTTGATCTCGCTGGTGCTGATGGCCTGGATGTTGATGCCCTCGGCCGCGAGCAGGCTGAACATCTGCGAAGCCACGCCGGCGTGCGAGCGCATGCCGAGCCCCACGATGCTGACCTTGACGATGTCGGGGTCGTACTCGACCGCGGCGCCGCCGAGCTGGCGGGCCTTCTCCTCGATCAGATCCTTGCAGCGGGCGAGATCCGTCTTGGCCACGGTGAAGGTCACGTCCGTGGTCGTGCCGCCTTCCCGGGACGGGCTCTGGATGATCATGTCCACGGACACGTTGCGCTCCGCGAGGGAGCCGAACACGGCCGCGACGATGCCGGGGCGATCCGGCACGTTGATGAGCTGCACCTTGGCTTCGCCCTTGTCGTAGGCGACGCCGGCGACGACCACTGCCTCGAGGCCTTCTTCGTTGGTGACCATGGTTCCCGGGTTGTCGTTGAAGGAGGAGCGCACGTGGATCGGCACTCCGTATTTCATGGCGAGCTCGACCGAGCGGATCTGGAGCACCTTGGCGCCGAGGGAGGCCAGCTCGAGCATCTCCTCGTAGCTGATGCGGTCGATCTTGCGGGCCGACGGGCAGATGTTCGGATCGGTGGTGTAGACCCCGTCCACGTCCGTGTAGATCTCGCAGACGTCCGCCTTGATGGCCGCGGCCACCGCCACCGCCGACGTGTCCGAGCCGCCGCGCCCGAGCGTGGTGATGTTGCCCTCGGGGTCCACGCCCTGGAAGCCCGCGACCACGGCGATCTGCCCCTTGTCGAGCGTGCTCCGGACCTTGCTGCCCTCGATGGTGTTGATGCGCGCCTTGGTGAACGCGGCGTCCGTCTGGATGTTGACCTGGTGGCCGAGCAGGCTGCGCGCCTTGCCGCCCTGGGCGTGGATGGTCATGGCGACCAGCGCTGCGCTGACCTGCTCGCCGGTCGCCGCCAGCGCGTCCAGCTCGCGCATCTCCGGGGTGGGGCTCACCTGGTGGGCCAGGCCGAGCAGGCGGTTGGTCTCGCCGCTCATGGCGCTGACGATCAGGACCACGTCGTTGCCCTGGCGTTGGCACGCGAGGGCGCGCTCCGCCACGACCTTCATGCGGTCGAGGCTGCCGACCGAGGTGCCTCCGTACTTCTGGACGACGAGAGCCACGTTGCGGCCTCGCGTTTAGCGAAGGCGCCCGAGTGCGTCAACGCCGCTCTGACTCGAGCGCCGCGAGATCGGCCGGGACGTCCACGTCGTCCACCACGCCGGGGTCGTCCACCGGCAGATCCCCGAGCGCGCCGAGCACGTCGCGGGGGGACGCCGTGTCCGGAGCCGCCAGCAGATCGCGAATCGCATCCAGCGACAGGAGCACCGGGTGCCCGCCCCGTCCGCCGAACACTGGGCGCAGCGCGCGGCGCGGGGCGGCGCGATGGCTCGCGACGAGCTCTTGTACCGTCTGGGCACGCACGCGCGGGTGGTCGAGCAGTGAGAAGAGCACCGCTTCGAGCTCAGGCTCACGCGCGGCGAACGCCAACCCGACCTGCAACGAGCTCAGCATGCCGCGCTCGGGGTTCGGGTTGTGCAGCACGGCGACGCCAGACAGCTCGGCTTCGATCAGCGCGGCGTGGGGCGGCGCCACCACGACGCAGATCTGGTCACAGCCGCCGTCGCGGAGCGCCGTGATGGCGCGCGCGACGAAGGTCTCACCGTCGAGGACCGCGAGCGCTTTGGGAGAGCCCAGGCGCGAGGAGCGCCCAGCAGCGAGCACGATGCCGACGAGCACGGCGCGAGATTGCCACGGACCCGAGCGGCGCGCTCAGCCGGCCAGGCGGGCCAGCTCGCCCAGCCGCCCGAACCCGTGGCGATACGCCGGCGGGATGGGCGGGAGCCGCTTCAGATAGGCCGAGAGCAAGAGCTTGGAGAACGGCGAGATGGCCGTCAGCTCCAGGCCGAGCCCGCGCCGGGTCTCACCGGGGCGGCGCCCGTGAACCACCCGCGCGACGACGGCCTCGGCGTCGATGTAGTCGCGGATCCCGGGGAGCTGGAACGAGACGATGACGGGCTCGCCCGTCAGGACGACGTCGGCCGGCCCGACCAGGAGCCCGTCCGGGGAGACGTTCTCGATCACGTCGGCGACCAGGTTGAAGTCGCGCAAGCGCACGACCTGACACGGGATGCGGGTGGTGCGGCGCACCGTCCGGGGGGCGAAGCTGAGGCTTTGCATGCGCGTGGGATCGTAGCCGCCGCGGCGTGAGCGGGGCCAAGTCCCTGGCGCGCCGGGCTCACTTCGGCACGAGCCGATGGGCCTCGAGGGTGCCCGGTCCGAAGTCTGCGTTGCAGCTCGGGGTGTAGAGCACGCCGCCGTGGAACAGCGGCTTGGTGAAGCGGAAGCCGCGCCCGGCGAGCTTCTGGTCCACGAGCAACGCGCCGTCGGAGGCGCGCAGCCCGATCAGGCGACCCGGGATCTGATCGACGGTGCCGGGCTCGACGAGCCAGACCGTGTCCTCGCCGAGCAGGGTCGCCACCGTGGCCCGGGACGGGTGCCAGCGGAAGCGCTGCTTCGCCGCCAGCGTCTCCGGCTCCGGGAACACCCAGCGCGTGAGCAGCTCCGGTCCCTTCACTCCGTCGACGAGCTCGAGCCCGAACACGCCGGCGGTGTGCACAGAGTCCGGCATGAAGGTCGGGACCACGAACAGCGCGGCGCCCCCGACCTTCGCCGGCGTGGGCTGGGTCACGATCATCCCGGCCCAGTCGGCCTGGCAGTTGTGGCCCTTCGCGCCGCACACGTCCACGAGCCTCTTGCGCTGGTGGAGCGTCCCCAGATGTTCGGCGTCCACCACGTACACGTGACCGTCCTTGGTCGGGTAGAGCAGCACCTGCTTGCCGCCCGGAGTCTGCCCCGACGCGGGCGTGCTGCCGCCGACGTAGTCGAGCTTCTCCCAGCACTCGAACATCCCGAGCCCGTCGCACACGCCGCTCTCCGGCGCGAGCGCCGGATCGCCAGCGGGCACCCGCGGCACGAACAGGTTCTTGCACGACTCGACGCAGGCGAGCGCGGGCTGGTCCGGATCGAAGCCGGCGCAGGCCGCGGCGTCGCAGCCCGGCTCGAAGGCGACCCCGGGGCGCACCCGGAGCAGCGTGTTGGCGAAGTCGCCGCGCGGCAGGTCGAGCTGCCCGTTGCCCGCGGGCAGGATCAGATCCGGACCGCTCTTGCCGTTCACCAGCAGCACGCCCGAAGGGGACCAGAGCCCGCCGCCGCAGATGCGCGTGCGCGAGCCGGACGAGCCTTCCGGCCCGCAGTCGTGCTCCGGCGTGATCAGGCGCACGCGGCTCACCGCCTGCGCCGCGCCGAGGCTCGACCAGGCGTCCAGCGACACCTCGAACATCCAGCCGTGCCAGGGCTGGAGGTCGCGCCCGTTGCCGAAGGCCACCGCGACCACCCCGAGCTCGTCGGCCTGGGGCACGTGGACGAGCGCGCCGCGTTGCAGCGCCTTGTCGGCACGGAAGAGCACCGTTTTGCCCGCCGTGGCCGCCGGCTCCTCTGCGGCCAGAGTGAGCGGCGGGAACGCCGGATCGAGGGCACGCTGCGCCAGATCCACCACGGCGACCCGCTGCGACTTGCGGAAGTCCATCACGTCGCGACCGGGCTTCTTGCTCTCGTTCGGCGCCTCCGTCGTGTGGTAGGCGACGATGAGCCGCTGCCCGACCAAGACCGGCGTGCTGATCACGAACGCGCGCTCGGCGCCGCTCGCCGGCAGCTTCACCCGGTAGAGCTCCTGGCCCGTCAGCGGCTCGACTCCGACGACGTGCTCGCCGAGGGCCACCACGATCTCCGTCGTGCCGTCGTGCTCGAAGGCGAGCGGCGAGCCGAACAGGCAGTCGTCGAAGCTGATGCCGGGGTTCTCCTGCGTCGGGAACAGTCGCTCCGCGCTGACCGACGCGAGCTTGGGCGCGCCGCCGCTACCGGACGAACCCGCGTTGCCGCCGCCCGCCGGTGTCCCCGCGAAGCCGCCGCTGCCGCCGCTGCCTGGCTCGACCAGGAGCCGCTCGTCCTTGCCGCACGACGCGAGAGCGAGCGCCGCCCACAACCCGAGCGCTCGGGGGCTCACCGTGGCGGAGCCTTGCTCTTGCGCGGCGGCCGGCGCGAAGAGATGGGCGCCGGCGCGCGGCTGCCGCGGCTCTTCGGACCCATGGAAGGCGGCTTGGACGGCTTGACCGAACGACGCGCCGGGGGCTTGCTCGCGCTCGTCTTGCGCGGCAGCTGGTCCAGGCTGGGCCGTAGCTTCGGACGCAGCTCCTCGCTCCGAGAGACGAACACCACTTGCTCGACGACCACCCGGCCGGCGGTGAGCGAGGACGGCTTGGGCGCGGCCGCCGGCATCGTCGGCGAGCGGCGCCGGGAGGACGCCGGCGGCTCGAGCGAGCGCTTGTTCCCGTGCGACAGCACCATGACCCGGCCCATCTGACTCGGCCAGTTGACCTCCGGCGGCGAGAACGCCGGCTTGGCCAAGAGGTAGCCCTGCCCGTAGTGAACGCCGAGGTCGCGCACGGCCAAGAGCTCGTCCAGGATCTCGATGCCCTCGGCCACGACCTTGCAGCCCAGATCCGTACACAAAGCCACCATGTGGCGCACCACCGCCTGCTGGCGCGGCTTCTGGTGGATGTTGCGGATCAGGGCAAGGTCGAGCTTCACGACCCCGGGCTCGAGGTCCAAGATGCGCTGGATGTTGGAGTAGCCAGCGCCGAAATCATCCACCACCAGGTGCGCGCCGGTGCGCGCGCAGAGCTCCATCAACACCTTCGAGCACAGATCGAAGTGGGTGAACGCGGCCGCTTCGGTGATCTCCAGGAACACCGGCGGAGAGTGAAAGCCGAGGGGGTCGTCGGGCTGGATCAGCCAGCGCTCGCTCAGCTCCTCCGGGTGGATGTTGACGAACAGCGGCAAGCTCGAGACTTCCGTGAACGCGACCTCGCGGATCAGCCGACCGAGTCGCCCGGACGCCCGCTGCTCGCTCGCCTTGGTGAACAGCACCATGGGCGACTCGAGCCCCGGCCGCTGGCAGCGCGCCAGCGCTTCGAGCGCGAAGGTCATCCCCGTGTCCAGGTCCACGATGGGCTGGAACGCGACCTTCATCTCACCCCGGGTCAGGTCGCGGACGCTGACATCGGCGCCGGCGTCAGCCCGGGTAGGGTTCACGGTCCAGTGCAGCTTCGGCTTCGACACGAAGCGCCGATGTTGCTCCCGCCAGTGCCCGGCGGCAATGAGATCCGTCACGGAAACCGCGCGCCCTGGGTCGCGCCGTGCCGCGTCTCCTTGTCGTAGGCTTTGTCTTTGGCCTTGTACTCTTCGACGATGCGGTTCGCGGCGGCGTTCGCCTCGCGGTTCATGGAGTCGCAGTCCGGCTCGGCGTCCAGCTTCTCGCGCGCCGCGGGCTGGTGCCAAAGCTGGTCAGATTGCGTCCAGTGCCGACGCCAGGCAAGCTCTGGACCAAGGCGCCATGCTTACGCGGCTTCACGTGCAAGGCTTCAAGAACCTGCTGGATGTCGATGTCCGCTTTGGTCCGTTCACGTGCTTCATCGGCGAGAACGGCGTCGGCAAGTCTAATTTGTTCGACGTCATCAACTTCCTGCGACTGCTCATGGACGTACCCATTCCGGAAGCCATCACGCGCATGCGTGAAGCGGAAGGACGCATCGCCGACGTGACCTCAGTGTTCACCAGCTTCGATGACTACCATGCCGGCGAGCTGAGGATCACCGCCGAGATGATCCTGGAACGTTCCGTCGAGGATGACTTCGGGACGACGGCCGAAGCGAGCATCTCGAGCGCTCGCTACGAGATCGCGTTCTCGCGCGACGAAAGCCAACCCGGCGGGATTATCCTGACCCACGAGAGCCTTTCGCCGATCAGGGTCGGGGACGCCAAGCACATGGGGTTCAGGGCTGCGACGGAGTTCAAGTCCAGCGTCGTCACCGGGAGGAGGAGCGGACCGTTCCTTTCGACGACGGACAATGCCGCGCACATCCACCAAGAAGGACACCAGGGCCGAGTCAGGCAGGTGCCACTTTCTCGAACCTCCCGCGCGATCATCCAAGGCGCCACCGCAGAGTTTCCAACCCTCCTCGCCGCACGCCGGGAGATGCAGTCGTGGCGCTCGCTCATGCTCGAGCCATCAGCCATGCGCGCCCCGTCGGAATACACGGGCCCTCAGCGAATCGATCATCGTGGGGGGCATTTGGCCGGCACGCTCGAACGACTGCGGAGACTGAAGGGCAAAGACGCCCTCAGTGAGATCGCGAACCGGCTCGCGGAGCTTCTGCCGGAAGTCCGGCAGGTTCGCGTGGAGGATGACAAGCGATTTCAGACGTACACCGTCCAAGTGCAAGGCGCAGATGGGGTATTCCACTCCGCCAGAGCGCTCAGCGACGGAACGCTTCGGTTCCTGGTCCTGGCCACACTGCTCGAAGATCCGGAGGCGAAAGGGACCCTGTGCCTCGAAGAGCCCGAGAACGGCATTCACCCGGACAGAGTCGCTCCGATGGTCAGGCTCCTGAAGGACTTCGCGGTCGATCCCAGCCTACCAGTCGACGACGAGAACCCGTTGCGCCAAGTGATCGTCAACACGCACTCGCCGTTGGTTTTCAGGGAGGTCGACCCCAACGACGTCGTCTTCCTAGAGGGCGTGGAGCGTGCCCAAGGGCGCGGGCGCGTCGCGCGAGTGGAGGTCCCCGAGCACACGTGGCGCGCGCAATCCACACCCCACGTGCCACCGGCGAAGCTCCGTCGATGGGACCAGATGGAGTTCCACTTCGACAACGCAGCTGCCCAGTGATGGTGGCGATTCGCATTACCTTTGCGGCTGACGGCCGGTCTGACCGTTCACTGATCCATCCGTTGCGGTGGGCCATCGCAAACGCCCTGCGCGCGCGCGGAAAGGAGACCCTCGTCGAGCTCGCATTCGCGGAGGTGCATCCGACTCCGCTGGACCAGCGCCTGAGGTACGCGCTGGATTTGTACCCATGTCACCTCCTCCTCATTCACCGCGACGCTGAGAATGAGGACCCGGAAGTCCGACATCGCGAGATTGACAGAGCCGCCGTGAGTGCCGCCAGCGGCATCGCCAGAGTTTCGGTCATTCCAGTGCGAATGTCCGAGGCTTGGCTTCTGATTGACGAGCCGTCCATTCGTATAGCCGCAGGCCACCCTTCGGGCAGAGTCCCCCTCGGGTTGCCGCCGGTGTCCGGGCTGGAAAGCACCGCCGACCCCAAGCGAGTCCTGAGAGAGGCGATCCTTGTGGCGTCCGAGGCCCGAGGCCGCCGACGCGCCCGCCTGCAACGGGATCTCCCCTTGCGCATCCTGCGCGTCGCTGAGCTCATCGAAGACTACTCGCCCCTGCGGCGTCTGAGCGCATTCCAGAGGTTCGAAGCCGACCTGGGCCAAGTCCTCGACGACCACCTTAGCGAGTGGACGAGCGATTAGGCCAGCCCACCAGGTCTCACGCGACCGTCACGGAAACCGCGCGCCCTGGGTCGCGCCGTGCCGCGTCTCCTTGTCGTAGGCTTTGTCTTTGGCCTTGTACTCTTCGACGATGCGGTTCGCGGCGGCGTTCGCCTCGCGGTTCATGGAGTCGCAATCCGGCTCGGCGTCCAGCTTCTCGAGCTTTCGGAGCACGTCGCTCGCCGCGCCGAGCCCGTGCTCCTTGTGCCCGTTCTCGTGACGCTCGAGCGCCTTCTCGTACTTCTGCCAGCGCTGTACCAGCTCGGCCGGCGCGTCGGCCGGGGGCTCCCACTTTGGCATGATGAACGTGACCGCGACCGAGACGCTGACCTTGCCCGTGGCGCACGAGCCGGCGTTGCGCTCGTAGGGATACGACCAGCGCACGTGCCAGCGCGTGTACGCGTGGTGACTGCCTTCCTGGTCCTTCGGGCCGAGGCGAGCCAGATCGCTCCGGAGCGCCTCGGCGCTCGCGCCGCGAATGGTGTAGTCCTCGTGCTTCGTCTCGACGCTGACGCCGGAGGGCAGGTCCCCCGCGTCGGGCTCATCGACGGGCGGCTCGGGCTCGCTCTCGATGGCCGGCGGCGCTTCGGTTCCGACCGGAGGAGGCGCCGCGGTGGCCACCGGCACCGGGGCCGCTCGGGTCACGAACATCAGCGCGGCAGCGACCCCGACCACGAAGACCGCGCCCAGGCAGCCCACCCCGCCCAGGATCGCGGCGACGATGCAGCCGGTGTTGCTCTTCGACTCCGACATCAGGTCAGCGGGCGCTCGCCGAGCCCCACCGCCGCAAGCAGCGTGCGCCGCACGTACACCGGGACCATCTCGCGCCGGTACTCGGGATCGCCGGGGACGTTCGGCATCGGGTGGCACTGCTGGTAGGCGCGCTCGGCGACCTTGGCCACGGCGTCGGCGAAGCTCTTTTCTCCTGGTTTCGTGCCGGACAGGGTCGCGGCCACGTCCTTGATGTGGAGCGGCCGCGCCTGGAGCGCGACCACGCAGACGTCCGCGTCGGCGACGCTGCCGCCGTCGAGATCGACGCGCACGGCGATGCCGAGCTGCGGAAAGTCGAAGGAGCCGCGCTCGCGCAGCTTGCCGTACGCCCCGCGGTGCCCCGCGTGCTGCTTGGGCACGCGCACGCTGACGAGCAGCTCGTCGAGCCCGCTCCGCTTGTTGAAGATCCCGTCGGTCTTCCAGAGCTCGTCGATCTTGGTGCGGCGCTCGCCGGCCGCGCTCTGGAACCGGAGCTCGCCGCCCAGGCTCATCAACGCCGGCGCCGTGTCGTTGCTGGCGGCGGCCACGCACTTCTTCCCGCCCGCCACGACGTGGCAGACGCTGCCGTCCTTCTTCAGGCAGAAGCCCAGCGCCTGGCGCCAGAAGTGCGTCTGGTTGATGTAGCGGCAGCGCGTGTCGAGCATCACGTTGCCGCCCAGGGTGCCCATGCGGCGGATCTGCGGGCTTGCCACGATTCCCGCCGCCTGCGCCAGCGCCGGCGCGCGCGCCACGACCTCCGGGTGGCTCGCTAGCTGATCGAGCGGCGTCATGGCGCCGATCACCAGCGAGCCGTCGTCTTCCAGGCGGATCCCGTAGAGCTCCTTCACGTTCGCCAGCGAGACCAGCAGCTCCGGCTCGGCGATGCGATGCTTGAGGTTCGGGAGCAGATCCGTACCGCCGGCGATGGGCAGCGCGCGTCCGGCGTGCTCCGCGAGCAGGGCCAGCGCGGCGTCCAGCGTGGTCGGGCTCTCGACGGAGAACTGCGGCAATCTCAGCATGGCCTCACTCCGCCGCCGCGACCTGGCGCTCGCGGCGCCGCTCGACCCGCTCCGCCTGCTCGCGCAGGGCCCTGAGGACCTTCATCGGGGTGAACGGCAGCTCTCGCAGCCGCACGCCGATGGCGTCGAAGACGGCGTTGCCGATGGCGGGGATGGCCGAGTGCAGCGGGCCCTCCCCCGCTTCCTTCGCGCCGTAGGGGCCCTCCGGATCGATGCTCTCCACGATCAGCGACTGGATCTCCGGCGTGTCGAGCGTGGTCGGGATCGGGTAGTCGAGCAGCGACGGTCCGGTGTGCAGACCGCGAGCGTCCACCGCGTGGTTCTCCATCACCGCCTCCGCCGCGCCCATGTAGACGGAGCCGTCCATCTGCCCCGCCACGAGCGTGGGATTGAGCGCGCGCCCGCAGTCGTGGGCCACCCAGATCTTGTCCAGGTGGATGCGTCCAGTCTCGACGTCCACGCTGACCTCGGCGATGTGCGCGGTGAACGAGTACGCGGGCGAGGCGCCGATGGTGCCGCCGCGGTACTTCCCCCCGAGCTCCGGCGTGTTGTACGAGCCCGTGGAGCCCAGCGTGTCGAGCTTCGCCTCGGCCAGGTGGAAGGCCTCGCGCACGCTCAGCTTGTGCTCCGGGTCCCGGAGGTCCACGACCTCGCCGCTTGCCATGTAGATGCGCTCCGGCTCGACGCCCCACTTCCCGGCGACGACCTCCACGATCCTGGAGCGCAGCTTGCGGCAAGCGTCGATGGTGGCGTTGCCGACCATGAAGGTGACTCGGCTCGAATACGCGCCGAGATCCACCGGGCACAGGTCCGTGTCCGCGGCCACCACGCGCACGTGCTCGGGCAGCATCCCCAGCTCCTCCGCCACGATGTAGCGCACCACGGAGTTCGAGCCCTGGCCGATGTCGTTGCCGCCGGTGAACACGGTGACGATGCCGGAGCGATCGACCTTGAGCTGGATGCCGGCCTGCGGCATCTCGTTCGGGTAGACGGCGTAGTTCGTGCCCGAGATGTACATGCTGCCGGCCACGCCCAGGCCGCGACCGTAGGGCAGCTTGCCCTGCCGGCTCTTCCAGCCGCTGGCCGCCTCGACGGCGGCCAGGCACTCCAGGAAACCGTTCGAGGTGATGCGCTGGCCGTTCACCGTCTGGGTGTACGCGCCCTGGAAGTTCTTGCGGCGGATCTCGATGGGGTCCATGCCCAGGGCTTCCGCCACCTCGTCGAGCTGCACCTCGAAGGCGAAGCGCGGCTGCACCGAGCCGTGACCGCGCTTGGGCCCGCAGGGCGGCTTGTTGGTGAAGACGCGCGTCGAGTCGAAGCGGTAGGTCGGAAAGTCGTACGGGCCCGTCAAGAGCTGGCCCGAGTAGTAAGTGGTGACCAGGCCGAAGGAGCTGTACGCGCCGCCGTCGATCAGGATCTTGGCGTCCACTCCGGTCAGACGGCCGTCCTTCTTGGCGCCGGTCTTGTAGCGGAGCTTCATCGCGTGGCGGCCGCGGTGCGTGTAGAAGACCTCTTCGCGGGTGTAGAGCATCTTGACCGGACGGCCGGTGAGCATCGCCAGCTTGGCCACGCAGAACTCGAGGCTGAAGGGATCGCTCTTGCCGCCGAAGGCGCCGCCCAGGCAGGGCTGGATCACGCGGATCTGCTGCTCCGGCAGGCCCAGCACCTTGGCCAGGGCGCGGTGCACGTAGTGGGTGATCTGCGTGGCGCTCCAGACCGTGAGCACGCCGTCCGGCGACAGCCGCGCCACCGCGCAGTGCGGCTCGATGGGCGCGTGCGTGGTGCTGTGAAAGCCGAACTCGCCCTCGACCACCACGTCGGCGCCGGCGATGGCTCCGTCCACGTCGCCGAAGTCGAGCAACACGTGCTTGCTGACGTTGTTCTTCTTGTCCTCGTGGATCTTCGGCTCGGCGTTCGCGACGGCGTCCTCCGGCTCGATGAAAGCGTGCAGCTCCTCGTATTC contains:
- a CDS encoding DUF922 domain-containing Zn-dependent protease, which gives rise to MSESKSNTGCIVAAILGGVGCLGAVFVVGVAAALMFVTRAAPVPVATAAPPPVGTEAPPAIESEPEPPVDEPDAGDLPSGVSVETKHEDYTIRGASAEALRSDLARLGPKDQEGSHHAYTRWHVRWSYPYERNAGSCATGKVSVSVAVTFIMPKWEPPADAPAELVQRWQKYEKALERHENGHKEHGLGAASDVLRKLEKLDAEPDCDSMNREANAAANRIVEEYKAKDKAYDKETRHGATQGARFP
- a CDS encoding FAD binding domain-containing protein — its product is MLRLPQFSVESPTTLDAALALLAEHAGRALPIAGGTDLLPNLKHRIAEPELLVSLANVKELYGIRLEDDGSLVIGAMTPLDQLASHPEVVARAPALAQAAGIVASPQIRRMGTLGGNVMLDTRCRYINQTHFWRQALGFCLKKDGSVCHVVAGGKKCVAAASNDTAPALMSLGGELRFQSAAGERRTKIDELWKTDGIFNKRSGLDELLVSVRVPKQHAGHRGAYGKLRERGSFDFPQLGIAVRVDLDGGSVADADVCVVALQARPLHIKDVAATLSGTKPGEKSFADAVAKVAERAYQQCHPMPNVPGDPEYRREMVPVYVRRTLLAAVGLGERPLT
- a CDS encoding molybdopterin-dependent oxidoreductase — translated: MSARDIHGPNPPWEQGFSVVGKPQRKADGLSKATGEAVYTDDIQLPGMLHAKTLRSPLAHARIKRIDVAKALALPGVHGVITGRDLPERYGVIPWTQDETALAVDKVRFVGDPVAAVAAVDEDTAVRALDLIEVEYEELHAFIEPEDAVANAEPKIHEDKKNNVSKHVLLDFGDVDGAIAGADVVVEGEFGFHSTTHAPIEPHCAVARLSPDGVLTVWSATQITHYVHRALAKVLGLPEQQIRVIQPCLGGAFGGKSDPFSLEFCVAKLAMLTGRPVKMLYTREEVFYTHRGRHAMKLRYKTGAKKDGRLTGVDAKILIDGGAYSSFGLVTTYYSGQLLTGPYDFPTYRFDSTRVFTNKPPCGPKRGHGSVQPRFAFEVQLDEVAEALGMDPIEIRRKNFQGAYTQTVNGQRITSNGFLECLAAVEAASGWKSRQGKLPYGRGLGVAGSMYISGTNYAVYPNEMPQAGIQLKVDRSGIVTVFTGGNDIGQGSNSVVRYIVAEELGMLPEHVRVVAADTDLCPVDLGAYSSRVTFMVGNATIDACRKLRSRIVEVVAGKWGVEPERIYMASGEVVDLRDPEHKLSVREAFHLAEAKLDTLGSTGSYNTPELGGKYRGGTIGASPAYSFTAHIAEVSVDVETGRIHLDKIWVAHDCGRALNPTLVAGQMDGSVYMGAAEAVMENHAVDARGLHTGPSLLDYPIPTTLDTPEIQSLIVESIDPEGPYGAKEAGEGPLHSAIPAIGNAVFDAIGVRLRELPFTPMKVLRALREQAERVERRRERQVAAAE
- a CDS encoding EAL domain-containing protein translates to MTDLIAAGHWREQHRRFVSKPKLHWTVNPTRADAGADVSVRDLTRGEMKVAFQPIVDLDTGMTFALEALARCQRPGLESPMVLFTKASEQRASGRLGRLIREVAFTEVSSLPLFVNIHPEELSERWLIQPDDPLGFHSPPVFLEITEAAAFTHFDLCSKVLMELCARTGAHLVVDDFGAGYSNIQRILDLEPGVVKLDLALIRNIHQKPRQQAVVRHMVALCTDLGCKVVAEGIEILDELLAVRDLGVHYGQGYLLAKPAFSPPEVNWPSQMGRVMVLSHGNKRSLEPPASSRRRSPTMPAAAPKPSSLTAGRVVVEQVVFVSRSEELRPKLRPSLDQLPRKTSASKPPARRSVKPSKPPSMGPKSRGSRAPAPISSRRPPRKSKAPPR
- a CDS encoding DUF922 domain-containing protein, whose product is MNREANAAANRIVEEYKAKDKAYDKETRHGATQGARFP
- a CDS encoding nucleotidyltransferase family protein, whose protein sequence is MLVGIVLAAGRSSRLGSPKALAVLDGETFVARAITALRDGGCDQICVVVAPPHAALIEAELSGVAVLHNPNPERGMLSSLQVGLAFAAREPELEAVLFSLLDHPRVRAQTVQELVASHRAAPRRALRPVFGGRGGHPVLLSLDAIRDLLAAPDTASPRDVLGALGDLPVDDPGVVDDVDVPADLAALESERR
- a CDS encoding aspartate kinase, which gives rise to MALVVQKYGGTSVGSLDRMKVVAERALACQRQGNDVVLIVSAMSGETNRLLGLAHQVSPTPEMRELDALAATGEQVSAALVAMTIHAQGGKARSLLGHQVNIQTDAAFTKARINTIEGSKVRSTLDKGQIAVVAGFQGVDPEGNITTLGRGGSDTSAVAVAAAIKADVCEIYTDVDGVYTTDPNICPSARKIDRISYEEMLELASLGAKVLQIRSVELAMKYGVPIHVRSSFNDNPGTMVTNEEGLEAVVVAGVAYDKGEAKVQLINVPDRPGIVAAVFGSLAERNVSVDMIIQSPSREGGTTTDVTFTVAKTDLARCKDLIEEKARQLGGAAVEYDPDIVKVSIVGLGMRSHAGVASQMFSLLAAEGINIQAISTSEIKVSCLIHSKYTELAVRTLHDGFGLDKGPGTGGQH
- a CDS encoding ATP-binding protein, whose product is MQGFKNLLDVDVRFGPFTCFIGENGVGKSNLFDVINFLRLLMDVPIPEAITRMREAEGRIADVTSVFTSFDDYHAGELRITAEMILERSVEDDFGTTAEASISSARYEIAFSRDESQPGGIILTHESLSPIRVGDAKHMGFRAATEFKSSVVTGRRSGPFLSTTDNAAHIHQEGHQGRVRQVPLSRTSRAIIQGATAEFPTLLAARREMQSWRSLMLEPSAMRAPSEYTGPQRIDHRGGHLAGTLERLRRLKGKDALSEIANRLAELLPEVRQVRVEDDKRFQTYTVQVQGADGVFHSARALSDGTLRFLVLATLLEDPEAKGTLCLEEPENGIHPDRVAPMVRLLKDFAVDPSLPVDDENPLRQVIVNTHSPLVFREVDPNDVVFLEGVERAQGRGRVARVEVPEHTWRAQSTPHVPPAKLRRWDQMEFHFDNAAAQ
- a CDS encoding PilZ domain-containing protein, with the translated sequence MQSLSFAPRTVRRTTRIPCQVVRLRDFNLVADVIENVSPDGLLVGPADVVLTGEPVIVSFQLPGIRDYIDAEAVVARVVHGRRPGETRRGLGLELTAISPFSKLLLSAYLKRLPPIPPAYRHGFGRLGELARLAG